The DNA region GGCACAACACATTGCCCATGCTTTGCGGTCATCTCAACTGTTTCACACCACTTACTTTTCCTGCACAAAGCTCTTGGGTGATGAGAGCCGGGTCACCACTATCAAGGAGACCCTTAACCGTCTGTTTATGGCTGCCAGCTGGGGTGCCAGGCTTGGTGGCAAGGCGCTCGTGATCCTTGATGATTTGGACAAGCTCTGCCCAGCAGAGACAGAACTCCAAGTAGGCAACAACAATGCTCGTGCTCGGCAGATCAGCGAGGCGATTTGCTCCATGGTCAAACAATACTGCGGCCGGGACAGCAATGTTGTCTTGCTGGCCACCTGCCAGGGCAAAGAGTCTCTTCACAACGTCCTCGTAGGCGGTCACATCGTTCGTGAGATTGTCGACCTGGCCGCTCCCGACAAGGAAACCAGACGTCGTATCATGGAAGCTCTCACCAAACAAGGCTCCGTCTCTCCGGAAGATTCCTATGCCAACGACGATGACCCCGAAGACATCAGCCGCCCCACTACCGCAGATGGCAGCGCCACCGATGGTGACGGAGACGGCTGGATGGACGGTCCCAGTCGCCCTCCACGCCAAAACACTCGCGCCAAACCAAGCGGCTTCATCCTGGATGCCGATCTCGACTTCCTCGACTTCGCCGGCCAGACAGACGGCTACATGCCCGgtgacctcatcctcctcatctcccgCGCCCGCAACGAGGCCCTCTCCCGCTCCGTCACCTCTTCTCTGTCCTCCAACGTCCCCAATCCAAACCTaaccaccatccacctctcCCGCGCGGACTTCACCTCCGCCCTGAAAGGCTTTACCCCTGCTTCCCTCAGAAACGTTACCCTCcaatcctccaccacgacTTTTGCCTCGATCGGTGGTCTCCAGGAAACCCGCCAGGTCCTCCTGGAAACACTGCAGTATCCCACCAAATACGCCCCCATTTTCGCCCAATGCCCCCTGCGGCTCCGTTCAGGGTTGTTGTTATACGGTTACCCAGGCTGCGGCaaaaccctcctcgcctctgCCGTCGCGGGCGAGTGCGGCCTGAATTTCATCTCGGTCAAGGGACCAGAGATTCTGAACAAGTACATTGGTGCCTCTGAAAAATCTGTCCGCGACCTCTTTGCCCGAGCCTCGGCCGCTAAGCCGTGCGTGTTGTTCTTTGACGAGTTTGACAGCATCGCCCCCAAGAGAGGCCACGACTCGACTGGTGTGACAGACAGAGTAGTCAACCAGCTTTTGACGCAAATGGATGGTGCGGAAGGATTGTCTGGTGTTTACGTGCTCGCTGCTACCTCCCGGCCGGATTTGATCGACCCTGCGTTGCTACGACCGGGAAGATTGGACAAGAGTTTGCTCTGTGACTTTCCCAACGAGGAAGACAGATTGGATATCATCCGTGCGTTGGCCGGGAAAGTGAAGGTAGATGAGGAAgtttggggggatgagggggtgctgagggagttggggaggaggacggacGGGTTCAGCGGGGCGGATTTGCAAGCGTTGGTTAGTAATGCGCAGTTGGAGGCTATTcatgatgttttgggggatAGGGAGACTTCTGCCACGGTTGTTACTAGGAGGGGGGCGAAGGGTAACAAGGGGACGGGAAGGACGAGGGATTTCTTGCAGTTCAAgtatggggaggaggaggtgaatgGGGATGTGGGGGTGCCGAAGACGAGGCAGCAGATGCTGGCTGAGCAGGCGGCTATTGTGGGGAAGTTGGAGGGGATTAAAGctgcgaggaagaggagcaagGTTGTGCCAGCGGGGCAGAAGCAGCTGGAGGATaagaaggaggttgatgctggggggaacaaggaggtggtgattaAGTGGGTGCACTTGgagaaggcgttggaggagacgagggCTAGTATTTCTAGGACGGAGAGAGCGAGACTGGAGAGGATTTATAGGGAGTTTGTggatgggaggagtggggagatgaaggatggGCAGGGGAGTATGgagattggggggaggagtagTTTGATGTAGAGGGCGTGTGGGGGGTGTAATTAATGTGTATAAGTGTGTATAAGTGTGTGTGTAATCAAAATCATTAGAGATGTGCAAGTTTGGGTTACGTTCAAAAAGCTGCCAAAAAGGTTGGTTTGTGCGAGTCATCAATTGCGAGAAATCTTTTTGATGTATGGTGCAACATGAACTTTTGTCTAGCCcctttctgttttctttcctctGTCCTTTCATAGCCACTTGAACGGGTTAAAATCCCAAACCTCCatgccaacaccacccaccagcacctTCCCTGACTCGATaacctccacatcccccacaTCAGCTATCCCACTGTACCTATTATCCTGCAGTGATATCTTCATCCCCTGTCCGCCCTCTCCTGGTACCGCTCTCCAAAGCTTGATCCTCTGGTCATTGctcaccgtcaccacctcAATCATATCCGTATCATCCCTCACAATCTTCAACCCCGTCACAGCCGCGCCGTGAGCAGAAGACACCCTGTACCGCCCACTCACCACATACTTCACAtcattctcctccaccctcaaaTCAGTGATGACAAGAGCGTTATCGTCTCCACCCGTGGAGATAAGATAGTGACAGTCTTCCAGATCAACTACATCAAGAGACTTGATACTACTCTGATgcaccttcaacaacaacttcaaccccaGCGGTG from Podospora pseudoanserina strain CBS 124.78 chromosome 1, whole genome shotgun sequence includes:
- the PEX1 gene encoding Peroxisome biosynthesis protein pex1 (COG:O; EggNog:ENOG503NWW4), with the protein product MAPRKNAQSTAAEISLVHLQNCFANLPQSLASLLANVNTPAQNVIVELTYRVPTPPGSGAAASSTKSIYLGWTGMPSKRRVAPIVDRNGINGSRSGRDQEVPLVEIDATLAATVGLKDGQKVTATIHFDPPMATTVNIEPLTPEDWEMIELHGSFLEDNLLFQIRAVPNPTYAPGGVLAGAHPLTLHLSQTSTASIKVLSLDPPLSADAPFAKIAPDAEVIVAPKTRQKQRSSKDNRSVGGASRKSGKSTGSSRRKSVKEEKRPVLFFRSVDKKNCLEWFDEGVEADDLSVWVDTDMLFTKELKGVNYVAVSLVRPAGLQQPLDSQTQPQEADPASKASTKIIAHLRSWEEPPDGQTAALSTSLCAALGCQGLVGGVVKIEPAPTPLPKKTPDQEGINRDSVQKIKVFPFQTTKPTTSAGLKFGGQSKAEREEGANQVKHIYGTEGNSLLAGPLTDGQVLGVHDGMTFPRGWEGAVVRFEPSQPTSQSGKKPLSWILGSEWRLPISIQPPIPKPAWLTEFEAELATEPSDSLLVGIDSLLDKLKTHVMHMSSVLLTGGQGAGKTCVAQHIAHALRSSQLFHTTYFSCTKLLGDESRVTTIKETLNRLFMAASWGARLGGKALVILDDLDKLCPAETELQVGNNNARARQISEAICSMVKQYCGRDSNVVLLATCQGKESLHNVLVGGHIVREIVDLAAPDKETRRRIMEALTKQGSVSPEDSYANDDDPEDISRPTTADGSATDGDGDGWMDGPSRPPRQNTRAKPSGFILDADLDFLDFAGQTDGYMPGDLILLISRARNEALSRSVTSSLSSNVPNPNLTTIHLSRADFTSALKGFTPASLRNVTLQSSTTTFASIGGLQETRQVLLETLQYPTKYAPIFAQCPLRLRSGLLLYGYPGCGKTLLASAVAGECGLNFISVKGPEILNKYIGASEKSVRDLFARASAAKPCVLFFDEFDSIAPKRGHDSTGVTDRVVNQLLTQMDGAEGLSGVYVLAATSRPDLIDPALLRPGRLDKSLLCDFPNEEDRLDIIRALAGKVKVDEEVWGDEGVLRELGRRTDGFSGADLQALVSNAQLEAIHDVLGDRETSATVVTRRGAKGNKGTGRTRDFLQFKYGEEEVNGDVGVPKTRQQMLAEQAAIVGKLEGIKAARKRSKVVPAGQKQLEDKKEVDAGGNKEVVIKWVHLEKALEETRASISRTERARLERIYREFVDGRSGEMKDGQGSMEIGGRSSLM